GTGACCGCCGCCGACCGGCGACGCCGGCGGGATCGATCTCGGACCCGATCGGCCGCAACCTCCTTTCCCCGCGGGACGCTAGCCACAGGCGAATGCGCGTCGAGTGTCCGTACTGCGACCGCGAGGTGGACGTCACGAGTCTCAAATCGCACGTCCGCCGGATGGAGGGCGGTGGTCACGGCGACCACGGGACGGTCCCGCGGGAGCGCGTCGACAGCCCCTGGAACATCCGCATCGAGACCTCGCCCGCTGAGGCGAGGGCCGATCGGGACTCGGAACTCGACGCCGAGTACGTCGAAGAGCGGATCCGTCGCGGTCGGTGCCCCGGCTGCGACCTGGGCGTGGTCGGGCTGAAGGGCGGCGACGGATGGCTCTCCAGCGGCCGCCGTCGGCTGGCGTGCCCGAACTGCGGGTGGGAGAGCCCCGAGTGGGTCACGATCCGGGACTGACGGTCACAGAATTCGGCAGAGAAATGACTACGCGCGAGATGTCGGAAAAAGCGCCCGAGGCGGGATTTGAACCCGCGTCACGACCGTGACAGGGTCGTATGATGGGCCACTACACCACCCGGGCACACATCGGAGCGAAGACAACGCCCGAGGCGGGATTTGAACCCGCGTCACGACCGTGACAGGGTCGTATGATGGGCCACTACACCACCCGGGCTTGCTCCACTTCCTCGTTGCCCGGTAGTCTAATTAAGACTTATCATCTGCCGACGGCGTGGGACCGACCCCCGCGCGGCGGTGCCGTGGCAGTGGCTGTCGGAGGTCCGGGAGAGAAAAAGACAGAGCCGCGAGCCGGTCCGGTCGGGCCGATCGACCGATCCGCCAAAGACGCGTCGGGGACCGCAGCCCTCAGTCGTCGGCGGGGACCGCTTCCGCCTCGGCCGCCGCTTCGGCCTCTTCCTCTTCTTCTTCCTTCTTGTTCTTGATCTTCTTCAGCCGGAAGATCTCCTCGCGCTCCTGTTCTTCGAGCTTCTGCTCGATGTACTCCTTGTTCTCGTAGAGCTCGGGTAGGAGCTTGAACTCCAGGGCGTTGACGCGGCGCTTCGTCGTCTCGATCTCTTCGAGCATCTTCTTCATCGCGGTCTCGACCTCGGCCGCGAGGATGATCGTCTCCAAGAGCTCCTCGTAGGCGTCGGCCGCCTCGTCGATCCGGGCCGAGGAGCCGAGCAGGCCGTAGCCGCGCTGGTCGAGGCTCTTCTGGACGCGCGAGGACTCGATCTGCGGCACGACGACGCCCATAATGTTCTTCGATTGGGTCGTGATCTCGGGGTGTTCCTTCAGCGCCGCGGCGGCGCCCCGAACGGCGACGTCGCCCTCCATCGCCCGCGCCATATTGATCTTCTCCTGGGCGGTCTGGTAGTTCTCCTCCAGGTCGGATCGGACGTCCTGGGCCTGATCGAGGATGTCCATAAACTCCATAATGAGGCCGTCGCGCTTCTGTTCGAGCGTGTCGTGGCCCCGCTCGGAGAGCTGGATCCGGTCCTCGATCGCCATCAAGTTCTTCCGGGTCGGTTTGACGTCTTCGGCCATTGAGAGGGAATTGTGATCCGAGCCTGTTAACCTTTTACTGTTCGCGGACGAGCCGCGCCAGACCGGCCGTTTCGGCCCAGTCCATCCAGGCCACGACCGCGACGTGCGGGAGCGTGAGCACGGCGATGAACACCAGGTACAGCGCGGCTAACGCCTCTATGTCGGCGTCGAAGCCGGCGACGATCGCGACCCCGACCAGGAGCGCGATCGAGACCGCCGTCAGGGGGACGGCGTCGCGGCCGACCCGGAACAGCGCGGCCGCGGTGCCGCGGTCGTCGAAGGCGTCACGCGCTCCGGGGTCGACGGCGACGAGCCGAGCGATGTGACGCAACGAGTGCCACACGCAGAAGTACACCCCGACGGCGACG
This is a stretch of genomic DNA from Halobellus sp. MBLA0158. It encodes these proteins:
- a CDS encoding V-type ATP synthase subunit D; the encoded protein is MAEDVKPTRKNLMAIEDRIQLSERGHDTLEQKRDGLIMEFMDILDQAQDVRSDLEENYQTAQEKINMARAMEGDVAVRGAAAALKEHPEITTQSKNIMGVVVPQIESSRVQKSLDQRGYGLLGSSARIDEAADAYEELLETIILAAEVETAMKKMLEEIETTKRRVNALEFKLLPELYENKEYIEQKLEEQEREEIFRLKKIKNKKEEEEEEAEAAAEAEAVPADD